In Lascolabacillus massiliensis, a single genomic region encodes these proteins:
- a CDS encoding M48 family metallopeptidase produces the protein MGKIRIPKSLIKTSLIFFAVSFIISCGSVPFTGRRQLQLVSNDEVIALSLQQYQEFMRTAPVERGTASAQMVNRVGNRIAKAVETFYKSNGYESELKNYAWEFNLVADKSVNAFAMPGGKVVVYTGLLPVTQTEEALAVVIGHEIAHVIAQHSNERISQQVALQYGGAIAGGLLGNSESTRQIASTVFGLGAQYGVMMPYARKQELESDEIGVIIMAIAGYDPRVAIPFWERMAQASGGAGVPEVLSTHPADSRRIERLTAIMPTALQYYKGSGVQNETTEPIKTKAPVPVETNKARTSEEWTF, from the coding sequence ATGGGAAAAATTAGAATACCAAAGTCATTAATTAAAACATCACTGATATTTTTTGCAGTTTCATTTATAATATCATGTGGAAGTGTACCATTTACAGGCAGAAGGCAGTTACAGTTGGTTTCAAATGACGAGGTCATTGCACTTAGTCTGCAACAGTACCAGGAATTTATGCGTACTGCTCCTGTAGAACGTGGCACAGCATCGGCACAAATGGTAAACCGTGTTGGTAACAGGATAGCTAAAGCCGTTGAAACTTTTTATAAAAGCAATGGTTATGAATCTGAACTAAAAAATTATGCCTGGGAATTCAATCTGGTAGCCGACAAGAGTGTAAATGCTTTTGCAATGCCCGGTGGCAAAGTTGTTGTATACACAGGATTATTGCCTGTCACACAAACGGAAGAAGCTTTAGCTGTCGTTATTGGTCACGAAATTGCACATGTTATTGCTCAGCACTCTAATGAACGAATAAGTCAACAGGTTGCTTTACAGTATGGGGGTGCAATTGCAGGTGGACTCCTTGGAAATTCAGAGTCAACTCGACAAATCGCTTCTACAGTGTTTGGTCTTGGTGCTCAATATGGAGTAATGATGCCTTATGCACGAAAACAAGAACTCGAATCTGATGAAATAGGTGTAATAATTATGGCTATTGCAGGATACGACCCAAGAGTGGCAATACCCTTTTGGGAAAGAATGGCTCAAGCATCAGGAGGTGCGGGAGTACCCGAAGTATTAAGTACACATCCTGCAGATAGCAGAAGAATTGAACGACTTACAGCAATTATGCCTACTGCGCTACAATACTACAAAGGTTCGGGAGTTCAAAATGAAACAACCGAACCAATTAAAACTAAAGCTCCAGTACCTGTAGAAACAAATAAAGCCAGAACATCCGAAGAGTGGACGTTTTAG
- a CDS encoding DNA gyrase/topoisomerase IV subunit A gives MSSKKINNDDIIENNDDLQNNEDVNLQDDELEISFSSGVGTNSRVPVRLGEDSTLNLSKMYQNWFLDYASYVILERAVPHISDGLKPVQRRILHSMKRIEDGRFNKVANIIGNTMQFHPHGDASIGDALVQLGQKDLLVDIQGNWGNILTGDSAAAPRYIEARLSKFALEVLFNPKTTQWKPSYDGRNKEPITLPAKFPLLLAQGAEGIAVGLSSRILPHNFNELCDASVAYLQGKSFKLYPDFQTGGYIDVEKYNDGERGGSVKVRTTITKLDSKTLVIKDVPYGRTTSGLVDSILKANEKGKIKIRRVDDITAQEVEIHVQLAPGVSSDKTIDALYAFTDCEISISPNCCVIDNDKPHFLTVSDVLIASVNRTKDLLKLELEIERGEKQEAHLFASLEKIFIEERIYKDKEFENAKDMDIAIAHIDKRLEPYKPSFIREINRDDIHKLMEIKMARILKFNASKSDELIARLLEEIEEINHNLNNLVDYTISWYLMLKERYGKNFPRKTEIRSFENIEAVKVAEANEKLYINREEGFIGTGLKKDEFVCNCSDIDDIIVFFKDGKYKVVKVSDKMFVGKGILYANVFKKNDKRTIYNVVYRDGRTSPHYIKRFAVTGVTRDKEYDLTKGKPGSRIAYFSANPNGEAETIRVILKPKPRLRILQFEKDFSEIEIRGRGTIGNILTKADVHRIQLKQKGLSTLGGRKVWYDPDVFRLNYEGGGKYLGEFQGDDMILVVTKSGDFYKCNFDLSNHFPDDVLIVEKFDEHKVWTAALYDADQGYAYLKRFTMDATEKPLNFMGENSESRLFLLTDVVYPRVKAIFGGNDSFREPIELDAEEFIGEKSYKAKGKRISNFEVETVIELEPVRFPEPVNKESSTKVEIDEEGSENGNENISDSDLRDEISGQMKLFD, from the coding sequence ATGTCTTCTAAAAAGATTAACAACGACGATATTATAGAAAATAATGACGACCTGCAGAACAATGAAGATGTAAACTTGCAGGATGATGAATTAGAGATAAGTTTTTCCTCAGGGGTCGGTACAAATTCGAGAGTGCCTGTAAGGTTGGGCGAAGACAGTACTCTAAACTTATCAAAGATGTATCAGAATTGGTTTCTGGACTACGCTTCGTATGTAATACTCGAGCGTGCTGTTCCACATATCTCAGATGGTTTGAAACCGGTTCAGCGTCGTATTTTGCATTCAATGAAGCGCATAGAAGACGGTCGTTTTAATAAAGTTGCCAACATTATTGGTAATACGATGCAGTTTCATCCACATGGTGATGCATCTATTGGTGATGCATTAGTGCAGTTGGGGCAAAAGGATCTGTTAGTAGACATTCAGGGTAACTGGGGAAATATACTTACCGGGGATAGTGCTGCAGCACCTCGTTATATTGAAGCTCGTTTATCCAAATTTGCACTGGAAGTTTTATTTAACCCTAAGACTACTCAATGGAAACCATCATATGATGGCAGGAATAAAGAACCGATTACTCTTCCGGCGAAATTTCCACTTCTTCTTGCGCAAGGAGCCGAAGGTATTGCCGTAGGTCTTTCTTCAAGAATTTTACCACACAACTTTAATGAGCTTTGTGATGCTTCAGTTGCTTACCTGCAAGGTAAGTCATTTAAGCTCTATCCTGATTTCCAAACTGGGGGGTATATTGATGTGGAGAAATATAACGATGGTGAGCGTGGAGGTAGTGTGAAGGTGCGTACAACAATTACTAAGCTGGATAGTAAGACTCTGGTAATTAAAGATGTACCATATGGAAGAACTACTTCAGGACTGGTAGACTCAATACTTAAAGCTAATGAAAAGGGAAAAATAAAAATAAGGAGAGTAGATGATATAACCGCACAGGAAGTAGAAATACATGTACAGTTGGCACCAGGTGTATCATCGGATAAGACTATAGATGCATTGTATGCATTTACTGATTGCGAAATAAGTATATCTCCTAACTGTTGTGTTATCGATAATGATAAACCACATTTTCTTACTGTAAGCGATGTGTTGATTGCATCGGTAAACAGAACTAAAGATCTGTTAAAGCTGGAACTGGAGATTGAAAGAGGTGAGAAGCAGGAAGCCCATCTTTTTGCATCACTCGAAAAAATATTTATAGAAGAGCGTATATATAAGGATAAAGAGTTTGAAAACGCTAAAGATATGGATATAGCTATTGCTCATATCGATAAACGTTTAGAACCCTATAAACCATCATTTATAAGAGAAATAAATCGTGATGATATCCATAAGCTTATGGAGATTAAAATGGCAAGAATTCTGAAGTTTAATGCAAGTAAATCTGATGAACTTATTGCCAGACTTCTTGAAGAAATAGAAGAAATTAATCATAATCTGAACAATTTGGTTGATTATACTATTTCATGGTACCTTATGCTTAAAGAGCGCTATGGGAAGAATTTCCCACGCAAGACTGAGATTAGGAGCTTCGAAAACATTGAGGCTGTTAAAGTAGCTGAAGCAAACGAGAAACTATATATAAACAGAGAAGAGGGCTTTATAGGCACAGGTCTTAAAAAGGATGAATTTGTTTGTAATTGCTCTGATATAGATGACATTATTGTATTTTTCAAAGATGGAAAATATAAAGTGGTTAAAGTGAGCGATAAAATGTTTGTTGGTAAAGGAATACTTTATGCAAATGTTTTTAAAAAGAACGACAAAAGAACTATCTATAATGTAGTTTATCGAGATGGCAGGACATCACCTCATTATATTAAAAGGTTTGCTGTCACAGGTGTTACAAGAGATAAAGAATATGATTTGACTAAAGGTAAACCTGGCTCAAGAATTGCATATTTCAGTGCTAATCCAAATGGAGAAGCTGAAACCATTAGAGTGATTTTAAAACCAAAACCAAGACTTCGTATTCTTCAATTTGAAAAAGATTTTAGTGAAATAGAAATCAGGGGTAGGGGTACAATTGGAAATATTCTTACCAAGGCTGATGTACATCGAATTCAATTAAAACAGAAAGGCCTATCAACATTAGGGGGAAGAAAAGTCTGGTATGATCCGGATGTCTTTAGACTCAATTATGAAGGTGGAGGAAAATATCTGGGAGAATTCCAGGGTGATGATATGATTTTAGTAGTCACAAAAAGTGGAGATTTCTATAAATGTAACTTTGATCTTTCTAATCACTTTCCTGATGACGTACTAATTGTGGAGAAATTTGATGAACATAAAGTGTGGACTGCTGCGCTATATGATGCAGATCAGGGATATGCCTATCTCAAGCGTTTTACAATGGATGCAACTGAGAAACCACTCAACTTTATGGGTGAAAATAGTGAATCACGCTTATTTTTGCTGACAGATGTAGTTTATCCAAGAGTAAAAGCTATCTTTGGAGGCAATGATAGCTTCCGTGAACCAATCGAATTGGATGCTGAAGAGTTTATAGGTGAAAAAAGTTATAAAGCGAAAGGTAAGAGAATATCAAATTTTGAGGTAGAAACTGTAATTGAATTGGAGCCTGTAAGATTCCCGGAACCAGTAAATAAAGAAAGCTCTACTAAGGTGGAGATAGATGAAGAGGGAAGTGAAAATGGCAATGAGAATATATCAGACTCTGATTTGAGAGATGAAATTTCTGGTCAGATGAAGCTATTTGATTAA
- a CDS encoding DUF3316 domain-containing protein, with protein MKRIPFLVFIWFSLSCLLFSQESTQQSVIPVNQSTLIGIGKAYLEDSYLSPIKYEGIAISLLHDRIKASRKYGSNILIQNQFRIQTAITKNPTLSSSEYWGNLNYNLNIFYPLIDSGKLRLYGGGGTEALFGGIYNVRNTNNPGSLKTYVNLNLSSMVLYKLRNLSLRWQLSTPFAGMFFSPEYGHSYYEIFTLGNDKGTVHFGSFHNQLALRSYFTVDIPFKNLTIRTGYLWDYYATDVNELITRTNAHQFMLGLAFESLYVGGKRAQDKSIIKSVYY; from the coding sequence ATGAAAAGGATTCCTTTTTTAGTTTTTATTTGGTTTAGCTTAAGTTGTCTGCTATTTTCTCAGGAGTCCACTCAGCAATCAGTTATTCCTGTTAATCAATCTACACTTATAGGTATAGGAAAAGCATATTTAGAAGACAGCTATCTTTCTCCAATAAAATATGAAGGAATTGCAATTTCACTATTACATGATCGTATCAAAGCATCTAGGAAATATGGAAGTAATATTTTAATTCAGAATCAGTTTCGAATTCAAACAGCAATCACAAAAAACCCTACTCTTTCTTCTTCAGAATATTGGGGTAATCTAAATTATAATTTAAATATATTTTATCCACTAATTGATTCAGGGAAATTGCGTCTGTATGGTGGTGGAGGAACTGAAGCACTGTTCGGCGGTATTTATAACGTAAGAAACACAAACAATCCAGGCTCACTCAAAACATATGTCAATTTAAATTTATCTTCTATGGTGTTATACAAATTGCGTAATCTAAGTCTAAGATGGCAGTTATCGACACCTTTTGCAGGAATGTTTTTTTCTCCTGAATATGGACATTCTTACTACGAAATATTTACACTAGGAAATGATAAAGGAACGGTGCATTTTGGTTCGTTTCATAATCAGTTGGCACTGAGAAGCTATTTTACAGTTGATATTCCGTTTAAAAATTTAACAATCCGCACAGGTTATCTGTGGGATTATTATGCTACTGATGTTAATGAGCTTATTACCAGGACTAATGCTCATCAGTTTATGTTAGGTCTTGCATTTGAATCTCTCTATGTGGGTGGTAAAAGGGCTCAAGATAAAAGTATAATAAAGAGTGTTTACTATTAG
- a CDS encoding MalY/PatB family protein, whose amino-acid sequence MKYNFDEIIDRSNTESSKLENLKSLFGREDLIPLWVADMDFKSPPAITKALMKRVEHGLFGYTIQSESYFNSIINWLERRHGWSVEKDDITYIPGVVKGLAFAIDEFTDKGDNIIIQPPVYHPFRIVSSSLGRNVVNNPLIKYNGQYRMDFEGLRKIASEKECKMLILCNPHNPAGRVWTHDELAELAEICYDNNILVISDEIHSDLALPGYKHIPFATVSDKANNNSITLMAPSKTFNIAGIVSSFSVITNEEIREKFLSYIKPRCLDEGTLFAYTATRAAYDECDDWLDEMLTYVQGNVDFVDSYLKKNIPQIRAILPEASFLVWLDCSSLKLSQSELKKLFVNEAGLALNDGTIFGPGGEGFMRLNVGTSKQVLEKALNNLKNAVNK is encoded by the coding sequence ATGAAATACAATTTTGACGAGATAATTGACAGGTCAAATACAGAAAGTTCAAAACTTGAGAATTTAAAGTCGCTTTTCGGACGTGAAGATCTTATTCCACTGTGGGTTGCCGATATGGACTTTAAATCTCCACCTGCAATCACCAAAGCTCTTATGAAAAGAGTGGAGCATGGGTTATTTGGTTATACAATTCAATCAGAATCATACTTCAATTCAATAATAAATTGGCTTGAAAGAAGACATGGATGGAGTGTTGAAAAAGATGATATTACATATATCCCCGGAGTTGTAAAAGGTTTAGCTTTTGCAATAGATGAATTCACGGATAAAGGAGATAATATCATTATACAGCCTCCTGTGTATCACCCTTTCAGGATTGTGAGTAGCTCTTTAGGGCGAAATGTGGTTAATAATCCGTTAATAAAGTATAACGGTCAATATAGAATGGATTTTGAAGGACTACGCAAGATTGCATCTGAAAAAGAGTGTAAGATGCTTATACTTTGTAATCCTCACAATCCTGCCGGGAGAGTATGGACTCATGATGAACTAGCAGAACTTGCGGAAATTTGTTACGATAACAATATTCTGGTTATTTCAGATGAGATACACTCTGATTTGGCACTTCCAGGATATAAACATATACCTTTTGCAACAGTGTCTGATAAGGCAAATAATAACTCTATCACCCTAATGGCTCCAAGCAAAACTTTTAATATTGCCGGGATAGTAAGCTCATTTTCAGTTATCACAAATGAAGAAATCAGAGAAAAATTTTTAAGCTATATAAAGCCAAGATGCTTGGACGAGGGAACATTATTTGCATATACGGCTACCCGTGCAGCTTATGATGAGTGTGATGACTGGCTTGATGAGATGCTAACATATGTTCAGGGTAATGTTGATTTTGTTGATAGTTATTTGAAAAAAAACATTCCACAAATAAGAGCTATACTGCCAGAAGCATCTTTTTTAGTTTGGCTTGACTGTTCTTCTTTGAAACTTTCACAGTCTGAACTTAAAAAACTATTTGTTAATGAGGCAGGACTTGCTCTTAATGATGGAACAATTTTTGGTCCAGGAGGCGAGGGCTTTATGAGATTGAATGTTGGAACGTCAAAACAAGTACTTGAAAAAGCTCTCAATAATCTTAAAAACGCTGTTAATAAATAA
- a CDS encoding FKBP-type peptidyl-prolyl cis-trans isomerase produces MKISENKYITLSYDLNVGEGDNLELMEQATAEQPMEFIFGANMMLDAFEKQIEGLEQGDEFNFHLTPDQAYGEYDDAQIIELPKKIFEIEGKIDNEILFEGNVVPMMDSSGNRLMGSVVEIGEDIVTMDFNHPLAGENMYFTGKVLGVRDASAEEIAALFSGGGCGCGSCDCGSKGSGAEGEGSCGCGSSNGGGCGSGGCGNC; encoded by the coding sequence ATGAAAATTTCAGAAAACAAATATATTACGCTTTCATATGACCTGAATGTAGGAGAAGGAGATAATCTAGAATTAATGGAGCAAGCTACAGCGGAACAACCGATGGAGTTTATATTCGGAGCCAATATGATGCTAGATGCTTTCGAAAAACAGATTGAAGGATTAGAGCAGGGTGATGAGTTTAACTTTCACTTGACTCCAGATCAAGCATATGGAGAATATGATGATGCTCAGATAATTGAACTTCCTAAAAAGATATTCGAGATAGAAGGAAAAATTGATAATGAGATCCTTTTTGAAGGAAATGTTGTACCAATGATGGACTCTTCCGGTAATAGATTAATGGGTTCAGTAGTAGAAATAGGGGAGGATATTGTAACAATGGATTTTAATCATCCTCTGGCTGGAGAAAATATGTATTTTACCGGGAAGGTATTAGGTGTTAGAGATGCCTCGGCCGAAGAAATTGCAGCTCTATTCTCTGGTGGAGGCTGTGGTTGTGGTTCATGCGATTGTGGCTCGAAAGGCTCTGGTGCAGAAGGTGAAGGATCATGCGGTTGTGGCAGCTCAAATGGTGGAGGTTGTGGTTCAGGAGGTTGTGGTAATTGCTAA
- the aroC gene encoding chorismate synthase, giving the protein MNTFGRLYRLTSFGESHGVAVGGVIDGCPPGLELDLDLIQNELNRRRPGQSRITTPRVESDTVEFLSGVFEGKTTGTPIGFIVKNENQQSNDYSNIKDAYRPSHADFTYHQKYGIRDYRGGGRSSARETIARIVGGAVAKLYLDKLGIDVKAYTSQVGHIGLENDYRMYDLTKIDDNIVRCPDPEVAELMIKLIQETRYQGDTIGGIITCVIKGVPVGLGEPVFGKLHTALGAAMLGINAVKGFEYGMGFNVSKKGSEVNDSFYDSNGTISTRTNYSGGIQAGISNGQDIYFRVAFKPVSTILMEQQTVDITGKNTTIKARGRHDPCVLPRAVPIVEAMAYMTIMDYYLISKANKPES; this is encoded by the coding sequence ATGAATACATTTGGAAGATTATACAGGTTAACATCCTTTGGTGAATCTCATGGTGTTGCAGTGGGGGGAGTAATTGATGGTTGCCCTCCTGGTTTGGAACTCGATTTAGATCTTATTCAAAATGAACTTAACAGGAGAAGGCCTGGGCAATCACGTATAACTACACCAAGAGTGGAATCAGATACTGTAGAGTTTCTTTCAGGAGTCTTTGAAGGAAAAACTACTGGCACACCAATTGGTTTTATTGTAAAAAATGAAAACCAGCAGTCAAATGACTATAGTAATATAAAAGATGCTTACAGACCATCACATGCAGATTTTACCTACCATCAGAAGTATGGTATAAGGGATTACAGGGGAGGTGGTCGTTCATCTGCACGTGAAACAATTGCCCGTATTGTGGGTGGTGCAGTAGCGAAACTATATCTGGATAAACTTGGAATTGATGTTAAAGCTTATACATCTCAGGTAGGACATATAGGTCTTGAGAATGATTACAGAATGTATGATCTTACAAAGATTGATGATAACATTGTTCGATGTCCCGATCCGGAGGTAGCTGAACTGATGATAAAGCTGATTCAAGAGACACGTTATCAGGGAGACACGATTGGTGGAATTATAACATGTGTTATTAAAGGAGTTCCTGTAGGACTCGGTGAACCTGTTTTCGGGAAACTTCATACTGCTCTTGGTGCTGCAATGCTTGGAATTAATGCAGTAAAAGGTTTTGAATATGGTATGGGCTTTAATGTTTCAAAAAAAGGGTCTGAAGTGAATGATTCTTTTTACGATTCTAATGGAACAATAAGTACCAGAACTAATTATTCAGGTGGAATTCAGGCTGGTATTTCTAATGGACAGGATATTTATTTTAGAGTTGCATTCAAACCCGTTTCAACTATTTTGATGGAGCAGCAAACCGTAGATATTACAGGTAAGAATACAACAATAAAAGCTAGAGGTCGTCACGATCCATGCGTATTACCTCGTGCTGTTCCAATAGTAGAAGCAATGGCATATATGACAATAATGGATTACTATCTAATCTCAAAAGCTAATAAACCTGAGTCGTAA
- a CDS encoding N-acetylmuramoyl-L-alanine amidase-like domain-containing protein, with protein sequence MKKLSCLKENIFILALILIIIPGNIIAQVKTEFLLEDRIVFDDYIEYIKPWKSNSKDLIMEKTALFFLGKPYVAHTLDQNVVEQLTVNFREFDCFTFVETVIALSMTALEEEPTIEAYADNLKSIRYRDKVILGYHSRLHYTIDWIYENSKNGIMKDITSEIGGVKDNKIINFMSEHRTSYNQLTDDDTTLNEIIKVETKINDRGGFYYLPKDKIAKSDSLIPHMSVVGFTTSLEGLDVTHVSFAFRKDRELKFIHASSVLNEIVIDKQLLSNYCNSRSSCTGIIIAKVL encoded by the coding sequence ATGAAAAAACTATCTTGTTTAAAAGAGAATATATTTATTCTGGCTTTAATTTTAATAATTATACCAGGTAATATAATTGCACAAGTAAAAACTGAGTTTTTACTTGAGGACAGGATAGTTTTTGATGATTATATTGAATATATAAAGCCTTGGAAATCTAATAGTAAGGATCTGATTATGGAAAAAACTGCTTTGTTTTTTCTAGGGAAACCTTATGTGGCTCATACTTTGGATCAGAATGTGGTTGAACAACTGACTGTGAATTTCCGCGAATTCGATTGTTTTACTTTTGTGGAAACAGTTATTGCTTTATCTATGACAGCTTTAGAGGAAGAACCTACTATAGAGGCTTATGCGGATAATCTAAAATCAATCAGATATAGGGATAAAGTAATTCTGGGCTACCATTCTAGATTACATTATACAATTGACTGGATATATGAGAACAGTAAGAATGGTATAATGAAAGATATTACCAGTGAAATTGGTGGGGTGAAGGACAATAAGATTATAAACTTCATGTCTGAACACCGTACTTCATATAATCAATTAACTGATGATGATACAACTCTTAATGAAATAATAAAGGTGGAAACTAAAATTAATGACAGAGGAGGCTTTTATTATTTACCAAAGGATAAAATAGCCAAATCAGATTCATTAATACCACATATGTCAGTAGTAGGTTTTACTACAAGTTTAGAAGGACTGGATGTCACACATGTAAGTTTTGCATTTAGAAAAGATAGGGAGCTTAAATTTATACATGCCTCATCTGTTCTTAACGAGATTGTAATTGATAAACAATTACTAAGCAACTACTGTAATAGCAGAAGCTCATGTACCGGTATTATTATAGCAAAAGTATTATAG
- a CDS encoding MgtC/SapB family protein yields the protein MFPTEFIIGLLAASIAGGAVGLERETSNKSAGLRTNMLVSVGSSVFVMISAYLMEGIQTGDPSRVMGQIVTGIGFLGAGVILHRGTNVKGLTTAATIWCSAALGCLAGFGLYWELAATTLLIIIINTLLRKTDILFNNKKNNKSDDNNKRFE from the coding sequence ATGTTCCCAACAGAGTTTATTATAGGTCTTCTGGCAGCTTCTATTGCAGGCGGTGCAGTAGGACTTGAGCGTGAGACAAGTAACAAAAGTGCAGGTCTAAGAACAAATATGCTGGTATCAGTTGGCTCTTCTGTTTTTGTTATGATTTCAGCCTACTTGATGGAAGGGATACAAACAGGTGATCCTTCCAGAGTAATGGGCCAAATAGTTACCGGTATTGGTTTTCTTGGTGCAGGTGTAATACTTCACAGAGGTACTAATGTTAAAGGATTGACAACAGCTGCAACCATATGGTGTAGTGCTGCACTTGGCTGCCTTGCCGGTTTTGGGTTATACTGGGAGCTTGCAGCTACAACACTATTAATAATCATAATAAATACACTCCTGAGGAAAACTGATATATTATTCAATAATAAGAAGAATAACAAATCTGACGACAATAATAAAAGATTCGAATAA